The following proteins come from a genomic window of Campylobacter coli 76339:
- a CDS encoding Biopolymer transport protein ExbD/TolR, whose translation MLKLPKNEGLNIVPFIDIMLVLLAIILSISTFIAHGKIQINLPVSENALSHNNDEKKISISIDENNIFYLDDKATDLKGLSDAISSLHKKTIVELKSDKNAKFESFVQIIDLLKAKEHENFQIITEKNR comes from the coding sequence ATGCTTAAACTACCTAAAAATGAAGGTTTGAATATAGTTCCTTTTATAGACATAATGCTTGTTTTACTTGCTATCATTCTTAGCATTTCAACTTTCATTGCTCATGGTAAAATTCAAATCAATCTACCCGTTAGCGAAAATGCCCTAAGTCATAACAATGATGAAAAAAAAATATCTATTAGTATCGATGAAAACAATATTTTTTACCTAGATGATAAAGCCACAGATTTAAAAGGCTTAAGTGATGCTATTTCTTCGCTTCATAAAAAAACTATAGTGGAATTAAAAAGTGATAAAAATGCAAAATTTGAAAGTTTTGTTCAAATTATTGATTTATTAAAAGCTAAAGAACATGAGAATTTCCAAATTATAACAGAGAAAAATAGATGA
- a CDS encoding A/G-specific adenine glycosylase, with product MIQDLQAKLLFWYDKNGRKNLPWRNLQSKDCDERLKDIDRAYGVYISEIMLQQTQVKSVLERFYFPFLQKFPTLQSLAKANEDELLKAWQGLGYYTRARNLKKSALECVDKFEGKLPKKLDELKKLSGIGAYTAGAIACFAYDQKVSFVDGNIRRVLSRLFALENPKMSELERKAKELLNLEDAFNHNQALLDIGALICVSKNAKCGICPLYDFCQGKFNTELYPRAKKISYENANLNLFVFEWGKKFAIQKSQDKLYKGMYNFPFFKEAESEISKSMKFLGEFKHNYTKYKLNIKVYHQILKEENKNYQFKSLKELESTALSILSLKALKLIKL from the coding sequence ATGATTCAAGATTTACAAGCTAAACTACTTTTTTGGTATGATAAAAATGGACGCAAAAATTTACCATGGCGTAATTTGCAAAGTAAAGATTGTGATGAAAGATTAAAAGATATTGATAGAGCTTATGGGGTTTATATCAGTGAAATTATGCTTCAGCAAACTCAAGTAAAATCAGTTTTAGAGAGGTTTTATTTTCCTTTTTTGCAAAAATTTCCTACCTTGCAAAGTTTGGCTAAGGCAAATGAAGACGAGCTTTTAAAGGCTTGGCAGGGGCTTGGATATTATACTCGTGCTAGAAATTTAAAAAAGTCAGCTTTAGAGTGTGTAGATAAATTTGAAGGCAAATTACCTAAAAAACTTGATGAATTAAAAAAATTAAGTGGTATAGGAGCTTATACTGCAGGAGCTATCGCTTGTTTTGCTTACGATCAAAAAGTTTCTTTTGTAGATGGCAATATACGCCGCGTGCTTTCACGCCTTTTTGCCTTGGAAAATCCGAAAATGAGTGAGCTTGAAAGAAAGGCTAAGGAGCTTTTAAATTTAGAGGATGCTTTTAATCATAATCAAGCCTTACTTGATATAGGTGCTTTAATATGTGTGAGCAAAAATGCAAAATGTGGAATTTGTCCTTTGTATGATTTTTGCCAAGGTAAATTTAACACAGAGCTTTACCCTAGGGCTAAAAAAATATCTTATGAGAATGCAAACTTAAATCTTTTTGTATTTGAATGGGGTAAAAAATTTGCCATACAAAAAAGTCAAGATAAACTTTATAAGGGCATGTATAATTTTCCTTTTTTTAAGGAAGCGGAGAGCGAAATTTCTAAAAGTATGAAATTTTTGGGAGAATTTAAACATAATTATACGAAGTATAAATTAAACATTAAAGTTTATCATCAAATTTTAAAAGAGGAAAATAAAAATTATCAATTTAAAAGTTTAAAAGAATTAGAAAGTACCGCACTTTCGATACTTTCTTTAAAGGCTTTAAAACTAATTAAGCTCTGA
- a CDS encoding Putative periplasmic protein: MKLKLGLAALLGATVLFARDMVVPVSELPKNAQDFISKNFKTAQIALVKKDIDSYDVTLNDGTEIDFIINGEWKDVDGKYKALPNTILPNIMPKISASSNAQIIEVSREINGYKFELSNQLKIYTDAQGNILGQKFDY, encoded by the coding sequence ATGAAATTGAAATTAGGTTTAGCAGCTTTATTGGGCGCTACAGTACTTTTTGCTAGAGATATGGTTGTTCCTGTGAGTGAGCTTCCAAAAAATGCACAAGATTTTATATCTAAGAATTTTAAAACTGCACAAATTGCTTTGGTTAAAAAAGATATAGATTCTTATGATGTGACTTTAAATGATGGAACCGAAATTGATTTTATTATCAATGGAGAATGGAAAGATGTAGATGGAAAGTATAAAGCTCTACCAAATACCATTTTACCAAATATTATGCCAAAAATTAGCGCTTCATCAAATGCTCAAATTATAGAGGTAAGCAGGGAAATCAACGGATATAAATTTGAACTAAGCAATCAATTGAAAATTTATACCGATGCGCAAGGCAATATCCTAGGACAAAAATTCGATTATTAA
- a CDS encoding Serine transporter, with protein MNTPKWTSYDTRWVLSLFGTAVGAGILFLPIKAGAGGFWPVVVMAVIIFPMVYLSHRALSRFVCQANGNDKDITHAAEEYFGRKVSVFISVLYFFAIFPICLAYCVGITNTFESFIYHQFLPLLNSEGAFADLIRAMYQVSVDDQGKTVASLFPFYRLLLAFILVSIFMLIMLFSEELITKVCEWLVYPLCAILFIFSLYLIPQWSLESFSAIPGAKEFITIVWLTLPVLVFSFNHSPAISTFSLSVKRQYKEHSVEKANQILFRTSTMLLFFVMFFVVSCVLSLTPAELSSARAQNIPVLSYFANKLDNPFISYGGPLIAFLAISSSFFGHYFGAREGAYGIVRKCCKLAGNENPNLKKIAIYSTLVMYVIMLITAYINPSILGFIESLGGPIIAAILFLMPIIAIYTVSKMKKFQNKALDAFVFITGVLTIVTVIYTF; from the coding sequence ATGAACACTCCTAAATGGACTAGTTATGATACAAGATGGGTTTTATCTCTTTTTGGAACCGCTGTGGGTGCAGGGATATTATTTTTACCTATTAAAGCAGGTGCAGGTGGTTTTTGGCCAGTTGTTGTAATGGCTGTGATTATTTTTCCAATGGTGTATTTAAGTCATAGGGCTTTGAGTCGTTTTGTATGCCAAGCAAATGGTAATGATAAGGATATTACTCATGCAGCAGAGGAGTATTTTGGTAGAAAAGTAAGTGTTTTTATTTCTGTGCTTTATTTCTTTGCAATTTTTCCAATTTGTTTAGCGTATTGTGTGGGCATAACTAATACTTTTGAAAGTTTTATTTATCATCAATTTTTACCGCTTTTAAATTCAGAGGGCGCATTTGCGGATCTTATTCGTGCTATGTATCAAGTAAGTGTGGATGATCAAGGAAAAACAGTGGCAAGTTTATTCCCTTTTTATCGTTTGCTTTTAGCTTTTATTTTGGTAAGTATTTTCATGCTTATCATGCTTTTTAGTGAAGAACTGATCACTAAAGTATGTGAATGGCTTGTGTATCCTTTGTGTGCTATTTTATTTATATTTTCTTTATATCTTATCCCACAATGGTCGCTTGAAAGCTTTAGTGCTATCCCTGGGGCAAAAGAATTTATCACTATAGTATGGCTAACTTTACCGGTTTTGGTATTTTCATTTAATCACTCACCTGCTATTTCTACCTTTTCTTTGAGTGTAAAAAGACAATACAAAGAACATTCTGTAGAAAAAGCCAATCAAATTCTATTTAGAACTTCTACAATGCTACTCTTTTTTGTTATGTTTTTTGTGGTATCTTGCGTACTTTCTTTAACTCCTGCGGAACTTAGTAGCGCTAGAGCTCAAAATATACCTGTGCTTTCTTATTTTGCAAACAAACTTGATAATCCTTTTATTTCTTATGGTGGGCCATTGATTGCATTTTTAGCGATTTCTAGTTCATTTTTCGGACATTATTTTGGTGCTAGAGAGGGTGCTTACGGTATAGTAAGAAAATGTTGCAAATTAGCGGGCAATGAAAATCCTAATTTGAAAAAAATTGCTATTTATTCAACTTTAGTTATGTATGTTATTATGCTAATTACTGCTTATATTAATCCAAGTATTTTAGGTTTTATTGAGAGTTTAGGCGGTCCAATTATCGCAGCAATTTTATTTTTAATGCCAATTATTGCAATTTATACCGTTTCAAAAATGAAAAAATTTCAAAATAAAGCTTTAGATGCTTTTGTTTTTATTACAGGCGTTTTAACAATCGTTACTGTAATTTATACTTTTTAA
- a CDS encoding Ferric siderophore transport system, biopolymer transport protein ExbB produces the protein MEFLKDYIDLIIFIILGIMAFVAFWCVIERVLFFRKIDFKNYENQEQFDDAISENLTTIYIIYSNAPYIGLLGTVIGIMITFYEMGIAGNIDVKSIVVGLSLALKATALGLLVAIPALMAYNALLRKVSLLSNAYKVNKNA, from the coding sequence ATGGAATTTTTAAAAGATTATATCGATTTAATTATCTTTATAATTTTAGGAATTATGGCATTTGTAGCTTTTTGGTGCGTGATTGAAAGAGTGTTATTTTTTAGAAAAATAGATTTTAAAAATTATGAAAATCAAGAGCAATTTGATGATGCAATCAGCGAAAATTTAACTACCATCTATATCATTTATTCTAATGCTCCTTATATAGGGCTTTTAGGAACTGTTATAGGAATTATGATTACTTTTTATGAAATGGGAATAGCAGGAAATATCGATGTTAAATCCATAGTTGTAGGACTTTCTTTAGCTCTTAAAGCCACTGCTTTAGGGCTTTTAGTTGCCATACCTGCCCTAATGGCTTATAACGCCTTGCTTCGTAAGGTTTCACTTTTAAGCAATGCTTATAAGGTAAATAAAAATGCTTAA
- a CDS encoding Diaminohydroxyphosphoribosylaminopyrimidine deaminase / 5-amino-6-(5-phosphoribosylamino)uracil reductase: MKNFYMNLALNEAWKYQFLTYPNPAVGCVILDKNEKILAIKAHEKAGCAHAELNAIAHAFTSLNPEISLPQEANAMHEFICKNHRGIFKDSIAFVTLEPCSHQGKTPPCAKLFSELGFKKVFISVKDENEIASKGAEFLKKQGVGIEFGVLENEGKKLLKPFLKWQKGQFKLFKLALSMNGSPFGKIVSNDLSRTYAHKIRSVIDLLVLGGETIRKDRPILDARLCKGKAPDLCILSHQNLENFDKSIPLFNVPHRQIYAQIPNEAKFLMYEGGENFLKNFKDEMDMFLIFQSSSLNDEKNVTMSLNFKPLYRNFLGSDTYGIYEL; encoded by the coding sequence ATGAAAAATTTTTACATGAATTTAGCATTAAATGAAGCTTGGAAATATCAATTTTTAACCTACCCTAATCCTGCTGTAGGTTGCGTTATACTAGATAAAAATGAAAAAATTTTAGCCATAAAAGCTCATGAAAAAGCAGGCTGTGCTCATGCAGAATTAAATGCTATAGCCCATGCTTTTACAAGTTTAAATCCTGAAATTTCATTACCTCAAGAAGCAAATGCGATGCATGAATTTATTTGCAAGAATCATAGAGGTATTTTTAAAGATAGTATAGCCTTTGTTACACTTGAACCCTGCTCTCATCAAGGAAAAACACCTCCTTGTGCCAAACTTTTTAGCGAGCTTGGCTTTAAAAAAGTTTTTATCAGCGTTAAAGATGAGAATGAGATTGCAAGCAAAGGTGCAGAATTTTTAAAAAAACAAGGGGTGGGGATTGAATTTGGCGTTCTTGAAAACGAAGGAAAAAAACTTTTAAAACCCTTTTTGAAATGGCAAAAAGGACAATTTAAACTTTTCAAACTTGCCCTTTCAATGAATGGCTCGCCTTTTGGCAAAATCGTAAGCAATGATCTCAGTCGTACTTATGCGCATAAAATTCGTTCCGTGATTGATTTACTTGTATTAGGAGGAGAAACGATAAGAAAAGATCGTCCTATACTTGATGCAAGACTTTGTAAGGGCAAGGCGCCTGATCTTTGTATTTTAAGTCATCAAAATTTAGAAAATTTTGACAAAAGTATCCCTTTATTTAATGTACCTCATCGCCAAATTTATGCCCAAATTCCTAACGAGGCTAAATTTTTAATGTATGAAGGTGGGGAAAATTTTCTAAAAAATTTTAAGGATGAAATGGATATGTTTTTGATTTTTCAAAGTTCAAGTTTAAATGATGAAAAAAATGTTACAATGTCTTTGAATTTTAAGCCACTTTATAGAAATTTTTTAGGGAGTGACACTTATGGCATTTATGAGCTTTAG
- a CDS encoding tRNA (5-methylaminomethyl-2-thiouridylate)-methyltransferase: protein MKALALFSGGLDSMLAMKLITSQGIEVKALNINIGFGSTSDKSEIMKKRAAMVGADFEMIDVRNSYLQKVLFNPQYGYGKHFNPCIDCHAFMFKTALAMLKEENASFIITGEVLGQRPMSQRGDAMAKVKKLALDEEDLILRPMCAKNLPLTKPEREGWVDREKLEGISGRSRKRQLELATQFGLEDFESPGGGCLLTLDSFAKKIRDFIEFDKDMQVNDAQLLKYGRHLRLPNGAKMIIGRNELENELLRNLKTSKYEVIELGDLIGAYSLLSENAGEKDLELALKIALTYTKHEANKSYELRFKNQSYTSIAFEDKKEINPFFIS from the coding sequence ATGAAAGCATTAGCCCTTTTTAGTGGCGGACTTGATAGCATGCTTGCAATGAAACTTATCACTTCTCAAGGTATTGAAGTAAAGGCTCTAAATATTAACATAGGCTTTGGGAGCACAAGCGATAAAAGTGAAATCATGAAAAAGCGTGCCGCAATGGTAGGTGCAGATTTTGAAATGATAGATGTAAGAAATTCATATTTGCAAAAAGTACTTTTTAATCCACAATACGGCTATGGAAAACACTTTAACCCTTGCATAGACTGCCACGCTTTTATGTTTAAAACCGCACTTGCAATGTTAAAAGAAGAAAATGCAAGCTTTATCATCACCGGTGAAGTTTTAGGACAGCGCCCTATGAGCCAAAGAGGTGATGCGATGGCTAAGGTTAAAAAACTGGCTTTAGATGAGGAAGATTTGATACTTCGTCCTATGTGTGCAAAAAATTTACCTTTAACCAAGCCTGAAAGAGAAGGCTGGGTGGATAGAGAAAAGCTTGAAGGTATTAGCGGAAGAAGTCGTAAAAGACAACTTGAGCTTGCCACTCAATTTGGTTTAGAAGACTTTGAAAGTCCTGGCGGAGGATGCTTGCTCACGCTTGATAGTTTTGCTAAAAAAATTCGCGACTTTATAGAATTTGATAAAGATATGCAAGTAAATGATGCGCAACTTTTAAAATACGGACGCCATTTAAGACTGCCTAATGGAGCTAAAATGATCATAGGTAGAAATGAATTAGAAAATGAGCTGCTAAGAAATTTAAAAACATCTAAATATGAAGTGATAGAACTTGGAGATTTAATCGGGGCTTATTCTTTACTCAGCGAAAATGCAGGTGAAAAAGATTTAGAACTTGCTCTAAAAATTGCTCTAACTTACACCAAGCATGAAGCAAACAAAAGCTACGAACTTCGATTTAAAAATCAAAGTTATACAAGTATAGCTTTTGAAGATAAAAAAGAAATCAATCCATTTTTCATTTCTTAA
- a CDS encoding membrane protein, which produces MSFSGFFYARNDLRLFKIEKKSEIKSFFYKDYTLASFKDELNLNNEIFFYQSLKENLFKENDEILISNLGKKIILFRNFTQNSDNFAEAKLKQILLLIFLFLASIFFASLAAINEFGAIDLVFLMICLLLLVMGIINLGLLFKQIRILKSFSKKEMKEFLTQRMKKYAKK; this is translated from the coding sequence ATGAGCTTTAGCGGATTTTTTTATGCAAGAAATGATTTAAGATTATTTAAAATAGAAAAGAAAAGCGAAATCAAATCTTTTTTTTATAAAGATTATACACTAGCTAGTTTTAAAGATGAGCTAAATTTAAACAACGAAATCTTTTTTTATCAAAGCTTGAAAGAAAATTTATTTAAAGAAAATGATGAAATTTTAATTTCAAATTTAGGCAAAAAAATCATACTTTTTCGAAATTTCACTCAAAATAGTGATAATTTTGCTGAAGCAAAATTAAAACAAATCTTACTTTTAATTTTTTTATTTCTAGCAAGTATATTTTTTGCAAGTTTAGCCGCTATCAATGAATTTGGTGCCATCGATCTTGTTTTTTTGATGATTTGTTTATTGCTTTTGGTTATGGGGATTATCAATCTTGGCCTACTTTTTAAACAAATTCGTATTTTAAAAAGTTTTAGTAAAAAAGAAATGAAAGAATTTTTAACTCAAAGAATGAAAAAATACGCGAAAAAATAA
- a CDS encoding Ferric siderophore transport system, periplasmic binding protein TonB2: MKNTLSSHKLQAFYITFLFFLPLAFLLFNPAHFFKIEFKNEDSFALAMKHFIQSQASQTPPIPTSFEPIQQHKSKPVKQPVKKTKKIAEKQIKPIQTIKPIQKNTAPLTQTYTTQSQSLQNPDTKPTQLTYGKDNHPALEKIQKAIMEQARKNYPRQARRMRMQGVVEVEFLWKENKSLAELKIIQSSGHNLLDKSALESIRKASAFFPYYQSDLRIVLPIVYNLKG, translated from the coding sequence ATGAAAAATACTTTATCTAGCCATAAACTACAAGCTTTTTATATAACATTTTTATTTTTCTTACCTCTAGCTTTTTTGCTTTTTAATCCCGCTCATTTTTTTAAAATAGAATTTAAAAATGAAGACAGTTTTGCCCTAGCTATGAAACATTTTATTCAAAGTCAAGCAAGCCAAACTCCACCCATCCCAACAAGTTTTGAGCCTATACAACAACATAAATCCAAACCCGTAAAACAGCCTGTAAAAAAAACTAAAAAGATAGCCGAAAAACAGATAAAACCTATACAAACAATCAAGCCTATACAAAAAAATACAGCACCCTTAACCCAAACCTATACAACACAAAGCCAAAGTTTACAAAATCCTGATACAAAACCTACTCAGCTCACTTATGGTAAGGATAATCATCCTGCATTAGAAAAAATTCAAAAAGCCATCATGGAACAAGCAAGAAAAAATTATCCAAGACAGGCAAGAAGAATGCGTATGCAAGGTGTTGTGGAAGTAGAATTTTTATGGAAGGAAAATAAAAGCTTAGCAGAATTAAAAATCATTCAAAGCTCTGGGCATAATTTATTAGATAAAAGCGCTTTAGAAAGTATACGCAAGGCTTCAGCTTTTTTTCCTTATTATCAAAGCGATCTAAGAATAGTTTTACCTATAGTGTATAACCTAAAAGGATGA
- a CDS encoding putative periplasmic protein — protein MILILSILSSFVFANSCVYYEQELKKCNSLKNSHEKKMCRLGLFAKCKKDKK, from the coding sequence ATGATTTTAATTTTAAGTATTTTGAGTTCTTTTGTTTTTGCAAATTCTTGTGTTTATTATGAGCAAGAACTTAAAAAATGTAATTCTTTGAAAAATTCACATGAAAAGAAAATGTGTCGTTTAGGATTATTTGCAAAATGCAAAAAGGATAAAAAATGA
- a CDS encoding Haemin uptake system periplasmic haemin-binding protein: protein MKKILIIMSLFLTLLNAKERIVVLDPASIETLFMLNAQDQIVGIANLQHSNIYPEEKTSKITSVGTFSHPSLEKIVALKPSLVILSSYSLNLEEGLKNFGIKSINLKAQRLDEIKNNIQILAELTDKEEQGKKLLEEFEQGLQELQKNPLNKSGIYLYSSNPLMAFNDNSLIADILRLIGIKNLSPQSEIARPIISAEYILKQNPDLLILGINADGNVLNANALLKNTKAAQMGQIYHNKNTHVLLRLSPKIIDRIKEFKTRLENQNF from the coding sequence ATGAAAAAAATTTTAATCATTATGAGTTTATTTTTAACCCTACTTAATGCCAAAGAACGCATTGTAGTGCTTGATCCTGCAAGCATAGAAACACTTTTCATGCTAAATGCACAAGATCAAATCGTAGGCATTGCAAATTTGCAACACTCAAATATCTACCCTGAAGAAAAAACTTCAAAAATAACTAGCGTAGGAACTTTTTCACACCCTTCTCTTGAAAAAATAGTTGCTCTAAAGCCAAGCTTAGTGATATTAAGCTCGTATTCTTTAAATTTAGAAGAAGGGCTTAAAAACTTTGGAATCAAAAGTATCAATTTAAAAGCCCAACGCCTCGATGAAATCAAAAACAATATACAAATTCTAGCAGAACTCACAGACAAAGAAGAGCAAGGCAAGAAACTTTTAGAAGAATTTGAACAAGGATTGCAAGAATTGCAAAAAAATCCCTTAAATAAAAGTGGAATTTACCTTTATTCTAGCAACCCACTCATGGCCTTTAATGATAATTCTTTAATAGCAGATATATTAAGACTCATAGGCATTAAAAACCTAAGCCCTCAAAGCGAAATAGCACGCCCTATAATCTCAGCAGAATACATTCTAAAACAAAATCCTGATTTGTTGATCTTAGGCATTAATGCAGATGGCAATGTCTTAAATGCTAATGCTTTGTTAAAAAATACAAAAGCAGCCCAAATGGGACAAATTTATCACAATAAAAACACCCATGTATTGTTACGCTTAAGCCCAAAAATCATCGATAGAATTAAAGAATTTAAAACAAGATTAGAAAATCAAAATTTTTAA
- a CDS encoding L-serine dehydratase, with protein sequence MSNLNIFKIGVGPSSSHTLGPMLAGNLFCKKISKKLDKIEKIQVTLYGSLSLTGKGHLSDKAVIWGLNALEAKNLSAAIQEEANKNAIDKGKINLCGEKELRFNYEKDLIFSKEFLPLHENGMQIKAFNVKGETVDEETYYSIGGGFVLTAAELEKRDKGSSQGKNKKLDIELNNAKQALELCKKRDWDLAELSYRYELQFHTKEEIRSYCLEIWEVMQEVYYNGTHPSEDYLPGKLRLKRRAKGLKERVAMTTDPMGIIDFISLYAIAIAEENASGAKVVTAPTNGACAVIPAVMLYLKNHTIGFSDEKAIEFLLVAMLIGSFYKKNASISGAEAGCQAEIGSASSMAAGAMATVLGANAFKACNAAEMAMEHHLGLTCDPVGGLVQIPCIERNAFGAIKAISAARMAMTRKSTPVVSLDEVIETMYETGKDMNYKYKETSLGGLATNLKTVC encoded by the coding sequence ATGAGTAATTTAAATATTTTCAAAATAGGCGTAGGTCCTTCATCATCACATACCTTAGGGCCTATGCTCGCAGGAAATTTATTTTGCAAAAAGATTTCTAAAAAATTAGATAAAATTGAGAAAATTCAAGTAACCCTTTATGGTTCCTTGTCTTTAACGGGCAAAGGACATTTAAGCGATAAAGCGGTTATTTGGGGTTTGAATGCTTTAGAGGCTAAAAATTTAAGCGCAGCTATACAAGAAGAAGCCAATAAAAATGCGATTGATAAAGGTAAAATTAATCTATGCGGAGAAAAAGAACTTCGGTTTAATTACGAAAAAGATTTAATTTTTTCTAAAGAGTTTTTACCTTTGCATGAAAATGGTATGCAAATTAAAGCTTTTAATGTTAAAGGTGAAACAGTAGATGAGGAAACTTATTATTCTATAGGCGGTGGTTTTGTTTTAACAGCCGCGGAATTAGAAAAGAGGGATAAAGGATCCTCTCAAGGCAAAAATAAAAAACTAGACATAGAGCTTAATAATGCCAAACAAGCTTTAGAGCTTTGCAAGAAAAGAGATTGGGATTTGGCTGAACTCTCTTATAGGTATGAGTTGCAATTTCACACAAAAGAAGAAATAAGATCATATTGTCTAGAAATTTGGGAAGTGATGCAAGAAGTGTATTATAATGGCACACATCCAAGTGAAGATTATTTGCCAGGAAAACTTCGCTTAAAACGCAGAGCAAAGGGACTTAAAGAAAGAGTCGCAATGACTACTGATCCTATGGGGATTATTGATTTTATCTCTTTGTATGCTATTGCAATTGCTGAAGAGAATGCAAGTGGAGCAAAGGTTGTAACTGCTCCTACCAATGGAGCTTGCGCAGTAATTCCTGCTGTTATGCTTTATCTTAAAAATCATACCATAGGTTTTAGCGATGAAAAAGCAATTGAATTTTTATTAGTAGCTATGCTTATAGGTTCTTTTTATAAGAAAAATGCAAGTATTAGTGGAGCAGAGGCAGGTTGTCAGGCTGAAATAGGCAGTGCTAGTTCTATGGCAGCAGGAGCTATGGCCACAGTTTTAGGAGCCAATGCTTTTAAGGCTTGCAATGCTGCTGAAATGGCAATGGAGCATCATTTAGGACTTACTTGTGATCCTGTAGGGGGCTTGGTTCAAATTCCATGTATTGAAAGAAACGCTTTTGGGGCGATAAAAGCCATCAGTGCAGCTAGAATGGCAATGACACGCAAATCTACTCCTGTAGTCAGTCTTGATGAGGTTATAGAAACCATGTATGAAACTGGTAAAGATATGAATTATAAATATAAAGAAACCTCTTTAGGTGGACTTGCTACAAATTTAAAAACAGTGTGCTAA
- a CDS encoding Putative periplasmic protein, producing MLAFFKGLGIGFLCLVLFVAGVIFNVEFLNQNKTTQTLNFSRSIETSMQAKPDIFRANINFWANENLSTQTLLSNEDKIQISNTFNQILERSKKENFCSGGSFSLEPNFSYKDGVQTPKGQRLHANLECEFKADKLEDFNKLLNDLNSIVAKSEFIGISTPALEPKFSKQTLKDNKEKLYSDLLKKAYSYEKIYSLDLNKTCILKNLNIESIPNFYPRALNSMKSADNIELSLPIIKDEEQSINGTALFICK from the coding sequence ATGTTAGCATTTTTTAAAGGTTTAGGAATAGGATTTTTGTGTTTGGTACTTTTTGTAGCCGGAGTGATTTTTAATGTAGAGTTTTTAAATCAAAACAAAACTACTCAAACTTTAAATTTCTCAAGAAGCATAGAAACAAGTATGCAAGCTAAACCTGATATTTTTCGTGCAAATATCAACTTTTGGGCAAATGAAAATTTAAGCACTCAAACTCTTTTAAGCAATGAAGATAAAATTCAAATTTCTAATACTTTTAATCAAATTCTAGAACGCTCCAAAAAAGAAAATTTTTGCAGTGGTGGAAGTTTCTCTCTTGAGCCTAATTTTTCTTATAAAGACGGAGTTCAAACCCCTAAAGGACAAAGACTTCATGCGAATTTAGAATGTGAGTTTAAAGCGGACAAGCTAGAGGATTTTAACAAGCTTTTAAATGATTTAAACTCAATCGTTGCAAAAAGTGAATTTATAGGTATTTCTACACCTGCTTTAGAACCTAAATTCTCAAAACAAACCCTAAAAGACAACAAAGAAAAACTTTATAGCGATCTTCTAAAAAAGGCTTATTCTTATGAAAAAATTTATTCTTTAGATCTTAATAAAACTTGTATATTAAAAAATCTAAATATTGAATCAATTCCAAATTTTTATCCAAGAGCTTTAAATAGTATGAAAAGTGCCGATAATATAGAACTTTCTTTGCCTATAATAAAAGATGAAGAACAAAGTATCAATGGTACTGCTTTATTTATTTGTAAATAA